Proteins encoded in a region of the Zea mays cultivar B73 chromosome 2, Zm-B73-REFERENCE-NAM-5.0, whole genome shotgun sequence genome:
- the LOC103646692 gene encoding uncharacterized protein encodes MLLSKVLKMQQDTEDRKHEVIVKGLEDKIKEFEASLKEKDFLLQTVEGSLAEVQPQNAKLSEELDEARKNLDESSLRFNNETKELEAKVKAKTERNLKLHEAFENLRNKCAGFATRCANRLKGIFNSVGADSEEINPSVEDIPGAFDHIENEVEALDEVITRHGDFCALVASRDTTAAFMKAGCTHAMAVNKPTFNLSMSDIVDIPAEARSIGNKFITQIWAKGGHELARDEARKLLNSDGGAEAC; translated from the exons ATGTTGTTAAGCAAGGTGctaaaaatgcagcaggatacTGAGGACAGAAAACACGAAGTCATAGTTAAAGGCTtagaagataaaataaaggaatttGAAGCTTCTCTAAAAGAAAAGGATTTCTTGCTGCAAACAGTCGAAGGTTCCCTTGCAGAAGTACAACCTCAAAATGCCAAATTGAGCGAGGAGCTGGACGAAGCTCGAAAAAATTTGGATGAAAGCTCACTGCGCTTTAACAACGAAACAAAAGAGCTCGAAGCGAAGGTCAAAGCCAAAACCGAAAGAAATTTGAAGCTACATGAAGCTTTTGAGAACCTTCGGAACAAGTGTGCTGGCTTTGCCACCCGGTGTGCTAATCGGTTGAAGGGGatattcaactcggttggagctgATTCTGAAGAGATTAACCCTTCGGTCGAAGACATCCCCGGggcctttgatcatattgaaaatgaagttgaagCCCTTGATGAAGTTATCACTAGGCACGgggatttctgtgccctggtagcttctcgtgaCACAACTGCTGCATTTATGAAGGCTGGATGCACTCATGCCATGGCGGTTAACAAGCCAACTTTCAATCTTTCAATGTCAGATATAGTTGATATCCCAGccgaagcccgaagcataggaaacaaatttattacccaaatttgggctaagggtgGGCATGAGTTGGCTAGGGATGAAGCTCGAAAACTGCTCAATTCA GATGGTGGCGCCgaagcttgttga